From Terriglobia bacterium, one genomic window encodes:
- a CDS encoding trimeric intracellular cation channel family protein: MEFHSAHLLLAIDLIGTALFAAEGASAASQAHLDLFGVLVLSFAMALGGGIIRDLLIGDVPPSAIRDWRYAATALTAGAFLFLLHTTTAAMNFWLLATLDAAGLAFFAVAGAAKALDFGLHPLPAIIMGGITGVGGGTIRDIFLAQIPVVLRSEIYATAALLGAAVTILLLKAKLPPAMASTLGIVACFAVRMLAVYHHWNLPRA, encoded by the coding sequence ATGGAATTTCACTCCGCGCACTTGCTCCTCGCCATCGATCTGATTGGCACCGCTCTTTTTGCCGCGGAAGGAGCTTCGGCCGCGTCGCAAGCGCATCTCGATCTGTTCGGTGTTCTCGTACTCTCTTTTGCAATGGCGTTGGGCGGAGGCATCATCCGTGACCTGCTGATAGGAGACGTCCCACCGAGCGCCATTCGCGACTGGCGGTATGCGGCCACGGCCTTGACCGCCGGCGCTTTCCTCTTCCTGCTGCACACTACGACTGCGGCAATGAATTTCTGGCTGCTTGCAACCCTGGATGCTGCCGGGCTCGCCTTCTTTGCGGTTGCGGGCGCCGCCAAAGCACTCGACTTCGGCCTTCATCCTCTTCCGGCCATCATAATGGGCGGGATCACAGGTGTGGGCGGCGGAACCATTCGCGACATCTTCCTCGCTCAGATTCCGGTCGTGCTCCGCTCAGAGATTTACGCCACGGCCGCGCTCCTGGGTGCCGCGGTGACAATCCTCCTGCTGAAGGCCAAGCTGCCTCCAGCCATGGCTTCCACGCTGGGAATCGTTGCCTGTTTTGCCGTCCGCATGCTCGCCGTGTACCACCACTGGAACCTGCCGAGAGCCTGA